From Clostridiales bacterium, one genomic window encodes:
- the lepA gene encoding elongation factor 4: MDNIRNFCIIAHIDHGKSTLADRLIETTGVLTKREMEEQVLDTMDIERERGITIKAQAVRMIYKDKDAKEYVLNLIDTPGHVDFNYEVSRSLAACEGAILVVDAAQGIEAQTLANVYLAIEHDLEIVPVINKVDLPSARPDIVKQEIEDVIGLDASDAPLVSAKNGLNIDQVLQAIVQKIPSPRGDVKNPLQALIFDSYYDSYKGVIVFVRIKEGRVKVGDNIRFMYTQKEFIVTEVGYFRPGSLSACGELSVGEVGYIAASIKNVRDARVGDTVTLVDNPAKKPLDGYKKVNPMVFCGIYPADGSKYADLRDALEKLQLNDAALSFEAESSNALGFGYRCGFLGLLHMEIIQERLEREYNFDLITTAPSVIYKVITTQGETIFIDNPANLPPITSIAYMEEPIVKASIMVPTDYIGSIMELSQERRGVYKDMTYIDDTRVMLTYEMPLNEIIYDFFDALKSRTRGFASFDYDLMGYQKSDLVKLDIMLNGEVIDALSFIVHRDKAATRGRRIAEKLKETIPRQQFEIPVQACIGGKIIARETVKAYRKDVLAKCYGGDISRKRKLLEKQKEGKKRMRQVGSVELPQEAFMSVLKLDS; the protein is encoded by the coding sequence ATGGACAACATAAGAAATTTTTGTATAATAGCGCATATAGATCATGGTAAGTCAACGCTAGCAGATAGGCTAATAGAGACTACAGGGGTTCTTACAAAAAGAGAAATGGAAGAACAAGTGTTAGATACTATGGACATAGAGAGAGAAAGAGGTATCACAATAAAGGCTCAAGCAGTTAGGATGATATACAAAGATAAAGATGCTAAGGAGTATGTTTTAAATTTAATAGATACACCAGGGCATGTTGATTTCAATTATGAAGTATCGAGAAGTCTTGCTGCATGCGAAGGGGCAATATTGGTTGTTGATGCTGCACAAGGGATAGAGGCGCAGACACTAGCGAACGTTTATCTTGCAATAGAGCATGATTTAGAGATTGTGCCAGTTATAAATAAAGTGGATTTACCTAGCGCAAGACCAGATATAGTAAAGCAAGAGATAGAAGATGTGATAGGTCTTGATGCAAGTGATGCGCCATTAGTATCTGCTAAAAATGGTCTTAATATAGATCAAGTGTTGCAGGCAATAGTACAAAAGATCCCATCGCCAAGAGGTGATGTAAAAAATCCATTACAGGCGCTTATATTTGATTCATATTACGATTCCTACAAAGGTGTTATTGTGTTTGTCAGAATAAAAGAGGGTAGAGTAAAAGTTGGGGATAATATAAGGTTTATGTACACGCAAAAGGAGTTTATTGTGACAGAAGTAGGATATTTTCGTCCAGGTTCATTATCAGCGTGCGGGGAATTGTCTGTAGGTGAAGTTGGATACATTGCCGCTAGTATAAAAAATGTGCGAGATGCAAGAGTGGGGGATACAGTTACTCTAGTGGATAATCCCGCAAAGAAACCGTTAGATGGATATAAAAAAGTTAATCCTATGGTCTTTTGTGGAATATATCCAGCGGATGGATCAAAGTATGCAGACCTTAGAGATGCACTAGAGAAGCTTCAGTTAAATGATGCGGCACTATCATTTGAAGCGGAGTCGTCTAACGCATTGGGATTTGGATATAGATGTGGATTTTTGGGGCTTTTACACATGGAAATAATACAAGAGCGTTTGGAGCGAGAGTATAATTTTGATTTGATCACTACAGCGCCTAGTGTTATATACAAAGTTATTACTACCCAGGGAGAGACAATCTTTATAGATAATCCAGCAAATCTTCCGCCAATTACGTCTATTGCCTATATGGAGGAGCCAATAGTTAAAGCAAGTATTATGGTTCCAACCGATTACATAGGTAGTATTATGGAGCTATCACAAGAGCGCAGGGGCGTATACAAAGATATGACGTATATAGATGATACAAGAGTAATGTTAACATATGAGATGCCATTAAATGAGATAATATATGATTTCTTTGATGCACTAAAATCAAGGACTAGAGGGTTTGCATCATTTGACTATGATTTAATGGGTTATCAGAAATCGGATCTTGTTAAACTAGACATAATGTTAAATGGAGAAGTGATTGATGCGTTGTCTTTCATTGTTCATAGAGACAAAGCAGCCACTCGTGGAAGACGAATTGCAGAAAAACTTAAAGAGACTATACCAAGGCAACAATTTGAGATACCTGTTCAGGCGTGTATTGGTGGGAAAATAATAGCAAGAGAGACGGTTAAGGCATATAGAAAGGACGTATTGGCAAAGTGTTATGGTGGAGATATATCAAGGAAGAGAAAGTTACTTGAAAAACAGAAGGAAGGAAAAAAGAGAATGCGTCAAGTAGGCAGTGTGGAGTTACCGCAGGAAGCGTTTATGAGTGTTCTTAAATTGGATTCATAA